The following proteins are co-located in the Paralichthys olivaceus isolate ysfri-2021 chromosome 2, ASM2471397v2, whole genome shotgun sequence genome:
- the LOC109635410 gene encoding serine/threonine-protein kinase 4: protein MENKVQMRNHPRRQLKKLSEDSLTKQPEEVFDVLEKLGEGSYGSVFKANYKETGEIVAIKQVPVESDLQEIIKEISIMQQCNSPYVVRYYGSYFKNSDLWIVMEYCGAGSVSDIIRIRNKTITEEEIAAILYATLKGLEYLHFMRKIHRDIKAGNILLNTEGQAKLADFGVAGQLTDTMAKRNTVIGTPFWMAPEVIQEIGYNCVADIWSLGITAIEMAEGKPPYADIHPMRAIFMIPTNPPPTFRNPDLWSKSFEDFVSQCLVKNPEKRATATQLLQHEFIKSAKPSSILRDLITDAMEIKLKLQEEAEQREQDAEDDDNSEEDEVDQGTMVRTGSGDSDTIRAAGSLVGSLGGTARTMIEHDDGTMQSQLGTMVINSDDEDDIDAGTMKRRDETMQPAKPSFLEYFDQKEKEANSHNDGGRRGDNNADNRKLPGEGDLEVVSTWSVEELRLRLASLDPQMEQEIEEIRQRYQAKRQPIVDAIEAKKRRQQNF, encoded by the exons ACAGCTGAAGAAGCTGAGCGAGGACAGTCTCACCAAGCAGCCGGAGGAAGTGTTTGATGTGCTGGAGAAGCTGGGTGAAGG atcCTATGGCAGCGTGTTTAAAGCCAATTACAAAGAGACGGGGGAGATCGTAGCCATCAAACAGGTTCCTGTGGAGTCTGATCTACAGGAGATAATTAAAGAAATATCCATCATGCAGCAGTGTAACAG tccaTATGTAGTGCGTTACTATGGCAGCTACTTCAAGAACAGTGACCTGTGGATCGTCATGGAATATTGCGGAGCCGGATCAGTTTCTGATATCATTAGAATACGCAACAAGACG ATAACAGAAGAAGAGATAGCCGCCATCCTGTACGCGACTCTGAAGGGTTTGGAGTATCTTCACTTCATGAGGAAGATCCACAGAGACATTAAAGCAGGAAACATCCTGCTGAACACGGAGGGTCAGGCCAAACTGGCCGACTTCGGAGTTGCTGGACAACTCACA GACACCATGGCGAAGAGAAACACGGTGATTGGCACGCCGTTCTGGATGGCTCCAGAAGTTATACAGGAGATCGGCTACAACTGCGTGGCTGACATTTGGTCTCTGGGGATCACAGCTATAGAGATGGCTGAGGGGAAGCCGCCCTATGCTGACATACACCCGATGAgg gCCATCTTCATGATTCCAACCAACCCTCCTCCAACGTTTCGGAACCCAGATCTGTGGTCGAAATCATTTGAAGACTTTGTGAGCCAGTGTTTGGTGAAAAACCCAGAAAAAAGGGCGACTGCCACACAGCTGTTACAG CATGAATTTATCAAGTCGGCCAAGCCCAGCAGCATCCTCAGAGACCTGATCACAGACGCCATGGAGATCAAACTGAAGTtacaggaggaggcagagcagagggaaCAGGACGCAGAAGATGACGACAATTCG gaggaggacgaggtcGACCAGGGGACGATGGTGCGGACTGGGTCAGGCGACTCCGATACCATCCGGGCCGCTGGCTCATTGGTGGGTTCCCTCGGCGGTACGGCACGGACCATGATCGAACACGACGACGGGACCATGCAGTCACAGCTGGGAACCATGGTCATCAActctgatgatgaggatgacatAGATGCTGGTACAATGAAGA GGAGAGATGAGACGATGCAGCCAGCGAAGCCGTCCTTCCTCGAGTACTTTGatcagaaagagaaggaggccAACAGTCACAATGAcggaggacgaagaggagacAACAACGCAGACAACCGCAAACTGCCTGGTGAAGGAGATCTCGAAGTG GTGAGCACGTGGTCGGTGGAGGAGCTGCGGCTCAGACTCGCCTCTCTGGACCCTCAGATGGAGCAGGAGATCGAGGAGATCCGTCAGCGCTACCAGGCCAAGAGGCAGCCCATCGTGGACGCCATCGAGGCCAAAAAGCGGCGGCAGCAGAACTTCTGA